In one Deinococcus aestuarii genomic region, the following are encoded:
- a CDS encoding GH1 family beta-glucosidase, with protein sequence MTNLPSDFLWGAATAAYQIEGAVREGGRGASIWDTFSHTRGHVKGGDNGDVACDHYHRYREDVALMRDLGLTAYRFSIAWPRIQPEGRGRANEAGLAFYDRLVDELLGAGIQPWATLYHWDLPQALEDAGGWRSRDTAHRFEEYAFLVGERLADRVSGFMTLNEPVVVFLLGHIFGNHAPGKRLGLAGFPVAHHQLLGHGLAVRALREAGARRVGLANNYAPSWPASDRETDERAAARLDAWRNWLFTDPLLRGEYPAEVTELLSERVPDVLEAVRPGDLGVIAAPLDFLGVNYYQPDWVRADLFSPFGGHAGSVPGREKTGFGWSVVPEGLTQALTGLKERYGDACPPLYVTESGCSYPDRVDERGRVRDEARIRYHEAHLEAVWEAMTQGADVRGYFVWSLLDNFEWAEGYSQRFGLVHVDFETLTRTPKDSYFWFQEYLRGRG encoded by the coding sequence ATGACGAATCTTCCATCGGATTTCCTGTGGGGCGCGGCCACGGCGGCCTACCAGATCGAGGGGGCGGTGCGCGAGGGTGGGCGCGGCGCGAGCATCTGGGACACCTTCTCCCACACCCGGGGGCACGTGAAGGGCGGCGACAACGGAGACGTGGCCTGCGACCATTACCACCGTTACCGTGAGGATGTGGCGCTGATGCGGGACCTGGGGCTCACGGCCTACCGCTTCAGCATCGCCTGGCCGCGCATTCAGCCGGAAGGGCGCGGGCGGGCGAACGAGGCGGGCCTCGCCTTCTACGACCGCCTGGTAGACGAGCTGCTGGGGGCGGGCATCCAGCCCTGGGCGACCCTCTACCACTGGGACCTGCCGCAGGCGCTGGAGGACGCGGGCGGCTGGAGAAGTCGCGACACGGCCCACCGCTTCGAGGAGTACGCCTTTCTGGTCGGCGAACGCCTCGCCGACCGGGTGAGCGGCTTCATGACCCTGAACGAACCCGTCGTCGTGTTCCTGCTGGGGCACATCTTCGGCAACCATGCGCCCGGGAAGCGGCTGGGGCTGGCCGGGTTCCCGGTGGCGCACCATCAACTCCTCGGGCACGGGCTGGCGGTGCGGGCGCTGCGCGAGGCGGGGGCGCGGCGGGTCGGCCTCGCCAACAACTATGCCCCGTCGTGGCCCGCGAGCGACCGGGAGACGGACGAACGGGCCGCGGCGCGGCTGGACGCGTGGCGCAACTGGCTGTTCACCGACCCGCTGCTCAGGGGCGAGTATCCCGCAGAGGTGACCGAGCTGCTGTCCGAGCGCGTGCCTGACGTGCTGGAGGCGGTGCGGCCCGGCGACCTGGGCGTCATCGCCGCGCCCCTCGATTTCCTGGGCGTGAACTACTACCAGCCCGACTGGGTGCGCGCCGACCTCTTCTCGCCATTCGGGGGCCACGCGGGGAGCGTCCCGGGGCGCGAGAAGACGGGCTTCGGCTGGTCCGTCGTGCCCGAGGGGCTGACGCAGGCGCTGACCGGACTCAAGGAACGGTACGGGGACGCCTGCCCGCCCCTGTATGTGACGGAGAGCGGGTGCTCTTACCCCGACCGGGTGGACGAGCGGGGGCGCGTGCGCGACGAGGCCCGCATCCGCTACCACGAGGCGCACCTGGAGGCCGTCTGGGAGGCGATGACCCAGGGGGCGGACGTGCGCGGCTACTTCGTGTGGAGCCTGCTCGACAACTTCGAGTGGGCGGAGGGGTACAGCCAGCGCTTCGGCCTCGTCCACGTCGATTTCGAGACGCTGACCCGGACGCCCAAGGACAGTTACTTCTGGTTTCAGGAGTATCTGCGGGGGCGGGGATGA
- a CDS encoding ABC transporter ATP-binding protein, whose amino-acid sequence MTTSPPPAAQDRTLALSGRLFAYRPWLFAVNLILWTLVRIAPALLTVAVSDVFRELEEAERLRAGGEAIGTALAAAWVAVGWFAFVRVSRFGIFYGGFRVWIELWYTLDALVRRNLLGYLLTARGSRRLPDTPAEAVSRFRDDVDDVAAYTEVWVDGVGFVAYSVIAVVLMSRVDPLITALVCAPLLLMVVFVQRLSPVIRAYRRRLREATARVTDFIGESFGAVSAVKLAAREGGMVAHLAALGEVRRRAALRDVLLTELIRGVNTNMVNVAVGLVLLLGASRVRGGTMDVADFVLFIGLLPRLTGSMGFFGDAIARHRRTGVSYDRMERLLQDAPPGTPVAHHPTYLHEDPPAPLPAPRPLPLRELSVEALTAHHASGLGVTDVSFTVRRGEFVVVTGRIGSGKTTLLRALLGLVPIDAGRILWNGEEVPDPATFLVPPRAAYTAQLPGLFSETLRENVLTGADEERLGRAVRLAVLEPDLAGLPGGLDTQVGARGVKLSGGQVQRTAVARMLAQHADLLVFDDVSSALDARTEALLWEGLFREEGTTCLVVSHRRAALTRADRILILEGGRLTGEGTLPELLERSEEMRALWAEESQGV is encoded by the coding sequence ATGACCACCTCCCCGCCCCCCGCCGCCCAGGACCGCACCCTCGCCCTCTCCGGTCGGCTCTTCGCCTACCGCCCGTGGCTCTTCGCGGTCAACCTGATCCTGTGGACGCTGGTGCGGATCGCGCCCGCCCTGCTCACAGTGGCGGTGAGCGACGTGTTCCGGGAGTTGGAGGAGGCCGAGCGGCTGCGGGCGGGCGGCGAGGCCATCGGAACGGCCCTGGCGGCGGCGTGGGTGGCGGTCGGGTGGTTCGCGTTCGTGCGGGTCAGCCGTTTCGGCATCTTCTACGGGGGGTTCCGGGTCTGGATCGAGTTGTGGTACACCCTCGACGCGCTCGTGCGGCGCAACCTGCTGGGCTACCTCCTCACCGCGCGGGGCTCGCGCCGCCTGCCCGACACGCCCGCCGAGGCGGTCAGCCGCTTCCGCGACGACGTGGACGACGTGGCCGCCTACACCGAGGTCTGGGTGGACGGGGTGGGCTTCGTCGCCTACTCGGTGATCGCCGTCGTCCTGATGAGCCGAGTGGATCCCCTGATCACCGCGCTCGTGTGCGCGCCGCTGCTCCTGATGGTCGTCTTCGTGCAGCGCCTCTCGCCCGTCATCCGCGCCTACCGCCGCCGCCTGCGCGAGGCGACCGCCCGGGTGACCGACTTCATCGGCGAGAGCTTCGGGGCCGTCTCGGCGGTCAAGCTCGCCGCCCGCGAGGGGGGGATGGTCGCGCACCTTGCCGCGCTGGGAGAGGTCCGCCGCCGCGCCGCCCTGCGCGACGTGCTCCTCACCGAGCTGATTCGGGGCGTGAACACCAACATGGTGAACGTGGCGGTCGGGCTGGTGCTCCTCCTCGGCGCGAGCCGGGTGCGCGGCGGCACGATGGACGTGGCCGACTTCGTGCTCTTCATCGGCCTGCTGCCGCGCCTGACCGGCAGCATGGGCTTTTTCGGCGACGCCATCGCCCGCCACCGCCGCACCGGGGTCAGCTACGACCGCATGGAGCGCCTCTTGCAGGATGCGCCCCCCGGCACCCCCGTCGCCCACCACCCCACCTACCTCCACGAGGACCCGCCCGCCCCGCTCCCCGCGCCCCGGCCCCTTCCCCTGCGCGAGCTGAGCGTCGAAGCGTTGACCGCCCACCACGCCAGCGGCTTGGGCGTCACCGACGTGAGCTTCACCGTGCGCCGGGGCGAGTTCGTGGTCGTCACCGGGCGCATCGGCAGCGGCAAGACGACCCTGCTGCGGGCCCTCCTGGGCCTGGTCCCCATTGATGCGGGCCGCATCCTCTGGAACGGGGAGGAGGTGCCCGACCCCGCCACCTTCCTCGTGCCGCCCCGCGCGGCGTACACGGCGCAACTGCCCGGCCTCTTCTCCGAGACCCTGCGCGAGAACGTGCTGACGGGCGCGGACGAGGAGCGGCTGGGGCGAGCCGTGCGGCTGGCCGTCCTCGAACCCGACCTCGCGGGGCTTCCGGGGGGGCTGGACACCCAGGTCGGGGCGCGCGGCGTCAAGCTCTCGGGCGGGCAGGTGCAGCGCACGGCGGTCGCCCGGATGCTCGCCCAGCACGCCGATCTCCTCGTGTTCGACGACGTGTCGAGTGCGCTCGACGCCCGCACCGAGGCGCTGCTGTGGGAGGGCCTCTTCCGCGAGGAGGGGACGACCTGCCTCGTCGTCTCCCACCGCCGCGCCGCCCTGACCCGCGCCGACCGCATCCTGATCCTGGAGGGCGGGCGCCTCACGGGCGAGGGCACCCTCCCCGAACTGCTGGAGCGCAGCGAGGAGATGCGGGCGCTGTGGGCGGAGGAGAGCCAGGGCGTGTAG
- a CDS encoding ABC transporter ATP-binding protein has product MQGAPGPSSTLPSPPRSGAARVLREYLGPLRGQVAALAALLLTGTGLNLLLPQLLRQFVDGAKLGAGADVGLLARLAGAYIALGVGVQLLTAGATYVGAQVGWTATNRLRADLMRHLLSLDLREHQERTPGEMIERIDGDVTALSNFFSQFAVRVFGAALLLAGALVMFFLEDWRVGLGVAVFAAVTLLALNRTRRAGVEPTRLERESSARLFGYVEERLAGLEDVRALGAGEHHLRGFLRVQREFFGRSTWSWRRRSIVWQVSMALFAVGYVGVLGAAVGLYAAGAITLGTAFLLYQYMSMVEEPIDQLTQQLQDLQKAGASLVRVGELLGLQSALPEGPRDLPFGPLDLTFEDVTFSYVPGDPTARPVLQGVSFHLPAGQTLGLLGRTGSGKTSLTRLVSRLFDPTTGHVRLGGLDTREVRLESLRTRVAVVTQDVQLFQASVRDNLSFFDPEVPDGRVEAALREVGLGEWLARLPEGVRTPLPTGSLSAGQAQLLAFARVMLRDPAVVILDEPSSRLDPATETQLTRAMTRLLTGRTAIVIAHRLETVARADRILVLGEGRVLEDGPRALLARDPGSHYAGLLRAGLDGAEVEGVLA; this is encoded by the coding sequence ATGCAAGGTGCGCCCGGCCCCTCCTCGACCCTTCCGTCTCCACCGCGCTCCGGGGCCGCGCGGGTGCTGCGCGAGTACCTGGGGCCGCTGCGCGGGCAGGTGGCCGCCCTCGCCGCCCTGCTGCTGACGGGCACGGGCCTGAACCTGCTGTTGCCGCAACTGCTCCGGCAATTCGTGGACGGGGCGAAGTTGGGTGCGGGGGCCGACGTGGGCCTCCTCGCGCGGCTGGCGGGGGCCTACATCGCGCTCGGCGTGGGGGTACAACTCCTCACGGCGGGGGCGACGTACGTGGGGGCGCAGGTGGGGTGGACGGCCACCAATAGATTGCGCGCGGACCTGATGCGCCACCTCCTCTCCCTCGACCTGCGCGAGCACCAGGAACGCACCCCCGGCGAGATGATCGAGCGCATCGACGGGGACGTGACGGCCCTGAGCAACTTCTTCTCCCAGTTCGCGGTGCGCGTGTTCGGCGCGGCCCTGCTCCTCGCGGGCGCCCTCGTGATGTTCTTCCTGGAGGACTGGCGGGTCGGGCTGGGCGTGGCCGTCTTCGCCGCCGTGACGCTCCTCGCCCTGAACCGCACCCGGCGGGCGGGGGTCGAGCCCACCCGGCTGGAGCGCGAGAGCAGCGCCCGGCTCTTCGGCTACGTGGAGGAGCGGCTGGCGGGCCTGGAGGACGTGCGCGCGCTGGGGGCGGGCGAACACCACCTGCGCGGCTTCCTGCGGGTGCAGCGCGAGTTCTTCGGGCGCAGCACGTGGTCGTGGCGGCGCCGCAGCATCGTGTGGCAGGTCAGCATGGCCCTCTTTGCCGTCGGGTACGTGGGCGTGCTCGGCGCGGCGGTCGGCTTGTACGCGGCGGGGGCGATCACGCTGGGCACGGCCTTTCTCCTCTACCAGTACATGAGCATGGTGGAAGAACCCATCGACCAGCTCACCCAGCAGCTTCAGGACCTGCAAAAGGCGGGGGCCAGCCTCGTGCGCGTGGGCGAATTGCTGGGGCTTCAGTCCGCCCTGCCGGAGGGACCGCGTGATCTCCCATTCGGCCCCCTCGACCTGACCTTCGAGGACGTGACCTTCAGCTACGTGCCGGGGGACCCCACCGCCCGGCCCGTCTTGCAGGGCGTGAGCTTCCACCTCCCCGCCGGGCAGACCCTCGGCCTCCTGGGGCGCACCGGGAGCGGCAAGACGAGCCTCACGCGGCTGGTCTCGCGCCTGTTCGACCCGACCACCGGACATGTGCGTTTGGGCGGCCTCGACACCCGCGAGGTGCGGCTGGAGAGCTTGCGAACCCGCGTCGCCGTCGTCACCCAGGACGTGCAACTTTTCCAGGCCAGCGTGCGCGACAACCTCAGCTTCTTCGACCCGGAGGTGCCCGACGGGCGGGTGGAGGCCGCCCTGCGCGAGGTGGGGCTGGGAGAGTGGCTCGCCCGCCTCCCCGAGGGCGTCCGCACCCCCCTCCCCACCGGGAGCCTCAGCGCGGGGCAGGCCCAGCTCCTCGCCTTCGCGCGGGTGATGCTGCGCGACCCTGCCGTCGTCATCCTCGACGAGCCCAGCAGCCGCCTCGACCCCGCCACCGAAACGCAGCTCACCCGGGCGATGACCCGGCTGCTGACCGGGCGCACCGCCATCGTGATCGCGCACCGCCTGGAGACGGTGGCCCGTGCCGACCGCATCCTCGTCCTGGGGGAGGGCCGGGTGCTGGAGGACGGCCCCCGCGCCCTGCTGGCCCGCGATCCCGGAAGCCACTACGCGGGGCTGCTGCGGGCCGGGCTGGACGGGGCCGAGGTGGAAGGGGTGCTGGCGTGA
- a CDS encoding phosphotransferase family protein: MSALPESVSYEAFVALHTQPLAPWKSALEEVRARHALPPGEFRRFPLGKNAVFALADVAVKLVPPLWSGDARREAAALRLVRGRLSLPTPEVVASGELGAWRYVVTARLPGRPLREVWWDLPGAERARLAEEQAALLREVHAVQLDPAAAAELHFDWPGLLLVQGLELPRELRAPPVLREGAAAFLEGVFRAGPGFARPHALLHGDLNFLNLLCEERDGRVTLTALIDWSDARLGPPTHDLISPAVNQFRRDPAARRAWSAALGLTPDDVREATARALLYYPDEWAGLLADLGAQGARDWPEVGAVLFGLT, encoded by the coding sequence ATGTCCGCCCTTCCTGAATCCGTCTCCTACGAGGCGTTTGTGGCTCTGCATACCCAGCCCCTCGCCCCCTGGAAGTCGGCGCTGGAGGAGGTGCGCGCCCGCCACGCCCTGCCGCCGGGCGAGTTCCGCCGCTTCCCCCTCGGCAAGAACGCGGTCTTCGCCCTCGCTGACGTGGCCGTGAAGCTCGTGCCGCCCCTGTGGTCCGGGGACGCGCGGCGCGAGGCGGCGGCGTTGCGGCTGGTACGGGGCCGGTTGTCGCTGCCCACGCCGGAGGTCGTCGCGTCCGGTGAACTCGGGGCCTGGCGCTACGTCGTCACGGCCCGGCTGCCCGGTCGCCCCCTGCGCGAGGTCTGGTGGGACCTGCCCGGAGCCGAGCGGGCACGGTTGGCGGAGGAGCAGGCGGCACTCCTGCGCGAGGTCCACGCGGTCCAACTTGACCCCGCTGCCGCCGCCGAGCTGCACTTCGACTGGCCGGGTCTGCTGCTCGTTCAGGGCCTCGAACTGCCGCGCGAGCTGCGGGCCCCACCCGTTTTGAGGGAGGGTGCGGCGGCTTTTCTGGAAGGCGTCTTCCGCGCCGGGCCGGGGTTCGCCCGCCCTCACGCCCTGCTGCACGGCGACCTGAACTTCCTGAACCTGCTGTGCGAGGAGCGAGATGGACGGGTGACCTTGACCGCCCTGATCGACTGGAGCGACGCCCGCCTCGGCCCCCCGACCCACGACCTCATCTCGCCCGCCGTGAACCAGTTTCGCCGCGATCCCGCCGCCCGCCGTGCCTGGAGCGCCGCCTTGGGGCTCACCCCCGACGACGTGCGGGAGGCGACCGCCCGCGCCCTGCTGTATTACCCGGACGAGTGGGCGGGTCTGCTGGCGGACCTTGGGGCGCAGGGGGCGAGGGACTGGCCGGAGGTCGGTGCCGTCTTGTTCGGCCTGACCTGA
- a CDS encoding peroxiredoxin, translating into MSLLGQPAPDFTLPSTGGEPVTLSSYRGHRHVVLVFYPLDFSPVCSMQLPEYSGRQDDFAEVGAVVLGVNRDSVYAHKAWAAEYGIEVPLLADMNLAVARQYGVAIDERGISGRAVFLIDRAGVVRFEHVEAKTSEYTVRPEVVLGKIAAL; encoded by the coding sequence ATGAGCCTTCTCGGTCAGCCCGCGCCCGATTTCACGCTCCCCTCCACGGGCGGCGAGCCGGTGACCCTGAGCAGTTACCGCGGGCACAGGCACGTGGTCCTGGTGTTCTATCCCCTCGACTTCAGCCCGGTGTGCTCCATGCAACTGCCCGAGTATTCCGGGCGCCAGGACGACTTCGCCGAGGTGGGCGCCGTGGTCCTGGGGGTCAACCGCGACAGCGTGTACGCCCACAAGGCCTGGGCCGCCGAGTACGGCATCGAGGTGCCGCTCCTCGCCGACATGAACCTCGCGGTCGCCCGGCAGTACGGGGTCGCCATCGACGAGCGCGGCATCAGCGGGCGGGCTGTCTTCCTGATCGACCGGGCGGGCGTCGTGCGCTTCGAGCATGTGGAGGCCAAGACGAGCGAGTACACGGTGAGGCCGGAAGTGGTGCTGGGCAAGATCGCGGCGCTGTAA
- a CDS encoding acyl-ACP desaturase — MADIMPPNMLNERPRTPAGLLSNAEKDRLIERGFLGLYRWYTARSQETRNWNPDQSFDWRAMSKTLPPEIVTVMQGFFAVEQYAPDFTSSLLHLVRRSHGRSHFQLRWGSEEEKHADAWENAVLFSEQRSPEWIAEYKHRLKSQTWELPFPDAIHNLVYTVFQERATQLNYLNMMKIAQGKSEKPHLAGISDPVLAKVAQTIAVDEAAHYNFFLEGVRMYLYYYPERTLDAIKNVIGQFSMPAAQLVPDWQEFSETVYRAGIYGPRDFNRDVMQVAFRNLGIESRKALEEGIKKTREVPDFEGGNFKTTAIFDTFDYGQVEGDVRRLHVKIQDYEKGFGMDRLDPTVFVENPAVPKKGGQAADD; from the coding sequence ATGGCCGACATCATGCCCCCCAACATGTTGAACGAACGCCCGCGGACCCCCGCCGGGCTGCTGAGCAACGCGGAAAAAGACCGTCTGATCGAACGCGGCTTCCTCGGGCTGTACCGCTGGTACACGGCGCGCAGCCAGGAGACGCGCAACTGGAACCCCGACCAGAGCTTCGACTGGCGGGCGATGAGCAAGACCCTCCCGCCCGAGATCGTGACCGTGATGCAGGGCTTTTTCGCGGTCGAGCAGTACGCGCCCGACTTCACGAGCAGCCTGCTGCACCTCGTCCGCCGCTCACACGGCCGCAGCCACTTCCAGCTCCGCTGGGGCAGCGAGGAGGAAAAGCACGCCGACGCCTGGGAAAACGCCGTGCTCTTTTCCGAGCAGCGCAGCCCCGAGTGGATCGCCGAGTACAAGCACCGCCTGAAGTCGCAGACGTGGGAGCTGCCCTTTCCCGACGCGATTCACAACCTCGTGTACACCGTGTTTCAGGAGCGGGCCACCCAGCTCAACTACCTGAACATGATGAAGATCGCCCAGGGCAAGAGCGAGAAGCCGCACCTCGCGGGCATCTCGGACCCGGTGCTCGCCAAGGTCGCGCAGACCATCGCGGTGGACGAGGCGGCGCACTACAACTTCTTCCTTGAGGGCGTGCGGATGTACCTCTACTACTACCCCGAGCGCACGCTCGACGCCATCAAGAACGTGATCGGGCAGTTCTCGATGCCCGCCGCGCAGCTCGTCCCCGACTGGCAGGAGTTCTCGGAGACGGTCTACCGGGCCGGAATCTACGGCCCGCGCGACTTCAACCGCGACGTGATGCAGGTCGCCTTCCGCAACCTCGGCATCGAGAGCCGCAAGGCGCTGGAGGAGGGCATCAAGAAGACGCGCGAGGTGCCCGATTTCGAGGGCGGCAACTTCAAGACGACCGCCATCTTCGACACCTTCGACTACGGTCAGGTCGAGGGCGACGTGCGCCGCCTCCACGTCAAGATTCAGGACTACGAGAAGGGCTTCGGCATGGACCGGCTCGACCCCACCGTTTTCGTGGAAAACCCCGCCGTGCCGAAAAAGGGCGGGCAGGCGGCGGACGACTGA
- the chrA gene encoding chromate efflux transporter codes for MRALEVFTVFLRLGLTSFGGPVAHLGYFRAELVTRRGWLSEAGYADVVALAQFLPGPASSQTGMAVGLLRAGWAGMLAAWAGFTLPSALLMFAFARGVAGAGSLGDAGWLAGLKVAAVAVVAQAVAGMWGSLVTDRRRAGLALGVAAALVLVPGAPAQVGALVACAVVGWRFLPAGTGGGGSLPRVPVPRRVGAALLLACAGLLLLPLLAPLGAGWALADATFRAGALVFGGGHVVLPLLETGLVPRFLTHETFVAGYGAANAVPGPLFTFATYLGAAQTAIPAWAGAVIATLGVFLPGALLMAGTLPFWATLAARPAARSALAGLNAGVVGVLLAALYDPVFTSGVRGPRELALALLAYAGLTAGRLPAWAVVGACAGLGWVGL; via the coding sequence ATGCGTGCCCTCGAAGTCTTCACGGTGTTCCTGCGGCTGGGACTGACAAGCTTCGGGGGGCCGGTGGCGCACCTGGGCTACTTCCGCGCGGAGCTGGTGACGCGGCGCGGCTGGCTGAGCGAGGCGGGGTACGCGGACGTGGTGGCGCTCGCCCAGTTTTTGCCGGGACCCGCGAGCAGCCAGACGGGGATGGCCGTGGGCCTGCTGCGGGCCGGGTGGGCGGGGATGCTCGCCGCGTGGGCGGGTTTTACCCTGCCGAGCGCCCTGCTGATGTTCGCCTTCGCGCGCGGGGTGGCGGGCGCGGGCAGCCTGGGAGACGCGGGGTGGCTCGCGGGGCTCAAGGTCGCGGCGGTCGCCGTCGTCGCGCAGGCGGTGGCGGGGATGTGGGGAAGCCTCGTGACCGACCGGCGGCGGGCTGGGCTGGCGCTGGGGGTGGCGGCGGCACTCGTGCTCGTGCCGGGGGCACCCGCGCAGGTGGGGGCGCTCGTGGCGTGTGCGGTGGTGGGGTGGCGCTTCCTTCCGGCGGGCACGGGGGGAGGGGGCAGCCTGCCGCGCGTGCCCGTCCCGCGCCGGGTGGGGGCGGCGCTGCTGCTCGCCTGCGCGGGACTGCTCCTGCTCCCCCTCCTCGCGCCGCTGGGGGCCGGGTGGGCGCTCGCGGACGCGACCTTCCGGGCGGGGGCGCTGGTCTTCGGCGGGGGGCACGTCGTGCTGCCGCTGCTGGAGACGGGCCTCGTGCCCCGCTTCCTGACCCACGAGACCTTCGTCGCGGGGTACGGGGCGGCGAACGCGGTGCCGGGGCCGCTTTTCACCTTCGCCACCTACCTCGGCGCGGCGCAGACGGCGATTCCGGCCTGGGCCGGGGCGGTCATCGCCACCCTCGGTGTCTTCCTGCCCGGCGCGCTGCTGATGGCGGGCACCCTCCCCTTCTGGGCGACGCTGGCCGCCCGGCCCGCCGCACGCTCGGCCCTGGCTGGCCTGAATGCCGGGGTGGTGGGGGTGCTCCTCGCCGCGCTGTACGATCCGGTCTTCACTTCCGGCGTCCGTGGCCCGCGTGAGCTGGCCCTGGCCCTGCTCGCCTACGCGGGACTGACGGCGGGGCGGCTTCCGGCCTGGGCGGTCGTCGGGGCCTGCGCCGGGCTGGGGTGGGTGGGGCTGTGA
- a CDS encoding YkgJ family cysteine cluster protein yields the protein MDPFAAPPDLPPRSALVRECTACGACCAAPDIHALGKPLGVTCVHLGPDCLCAVYAARPGVCRNYRPDWVCGEVAPLPTLAARVERFLQLYGLEEEALAAR from the coding sequence ATGGACCCCTTCGCCGCGCCCCCCGACCTCCCGCCCCGCTCCGCGCTCGTGCGGGAGTGCACGGCGTGTGGGGCGTGCTGCGCGGCGCCCGACATCCACGCGCTCGGCAAGCCGCTGGGGGTGACGTGCGTCCACCTGGGGCCGGACTGTCTGTGTGCCGTGTACGCGGCGCGGCCCGGAGTGTGCCGCAACTACCGGCCCGACTGGGTGTGCGGCGAGGTCGCGCCCCTGCCCACCCTGGCGGCGCGGGTGGAGCGGTTTCTCCAGCTTTACGGGCTGGAGGAAGAGGCTCTGGCCGCCCGCTGA
- a CDS encoding pyridoxal phosphate-dependent aminotransferase, with amino-acid sequence MTSEPLSRTGDPAGVRDAVRAVPAYPFTPVDVPVKLDQNESPYDFPEGLKALAAERMLARPWNRYPDLHADTLRERVAAFEGWDPEGVVVTPGSNVLIKLLTELAGIGQTVLTVSPTFSVYTLEAQLLGARLVQVPLNADFSLPVEGLKAALRENPPGVLYVTQPHAPTGHADPEAAVREVVGAADKWVVVLDEAYHQFSGTDYRGLVRAGGNRIGLRTFSKAWGLAGVRLGYALGTPTLAAHVQKLVSAFNVGTLAQAALEVALEHPGYVEDRAREVVAERARVLAALEGHPVWRAHPSQANFFLLRTPDADAAYRHLLARGIVVRRQDRLPGLQGCLRVGIGTPAENDALLAAARAFR; translated from the coding sequence ATGACCTCCGAACCCCTCTCCCGCACGGGCGACCCGGCAGGGGTGCGCGACGCCGTGCGCGCCGTGCCCGCCTATCCCTTCACGCCGGTCGACGTGCCCGTCAAACTCGACCAGAACGAGAGCCCCTACGATTTCCCCGAGGGACTCAAGGCCCTCGCCGCCGAGCGGATGCTCGCCCGGCCCTGGAACCGTTACCCCGACCTGCACGCGGACACCCTGCGGGAGCGCGTCGCCGCCTTCGAGGGCTGGGACCCGGAGGGCGTGGTCGTCACGCCGGGGAGCAACGTCCTCATCAAGCTCCTCACCGAACTCGCGGGGATCGGGCAGACGGTCTTGACGGTCAGCCCCACCTTCAGCGTGTACACCCTGGAGGCGCAGCTTCTCGGCGCGCGGCTCGTGCAGGTGCCGCTCAACGCCGACTTCTCGCTGCCCGTGGAAGGGCTCAAGGCCGCCTTGCGCGAGAACCCCCCGGGCGTCCTGTACGTCACCCAGCCCCACGCGCCGACCGGCCACGCCGACCCGGAGGCCGCCGTGCGCGAGGTCGTGGGGGCGGCGGATAAGTGGGTCGTCGTCCTCGACGAGGCGTACCACCAGTTCAGCGGCACGGACTACCGGGGGCTGGTCCGGGCGGGCGGCAACCGGATCGGCCTGCGGACCTTCAGCAAGGCGTGGGGGCTGGCGGGTGTGCGGCTGGGCTACGCGCTCGGCACGCCCACGCTGGCCGCGCACGTGCAGAAGCTCGTCTCCGCCTTCAATGTGGGCACGCTCGCCCAGGCGGCGCTGGAGGTCGCGCTCGAACACCCCGGGTACGTGGAGGACCGCGCCCGCGAGGTCGTCGCCGAGCGGGCCCGCGTGCTCGCCGCGCTGGAGGGGCACCCCGTCTGGCGGGCCCACCCGAGCCAGGCCAACTTCTTCCTGCTGCGGACGCCGGACGCGGACGCCGCGTACCGTCACCTCCTCGCGCGCGGGATCGTGGTCCGCCGTCAGGACAGGTTGCCGGGCCTCCAGGGCTGCCTGCGGGTGGGCATCGGCACCCCCGCCGAGAACGACGCCCTGCTGGCGGCGGCGCGCGCCTTCCGGTAG
- a CDS encoding TetR/AcrR family transcriptional regulator: MTDLPADPPTPARTRREQIHDVAIRLFSERGYHATSMRDLAGELGMQGGSLYAHISGKEELLIEIVNRAARQFDAALFPLRDEALPAEAKLREAMYRHLRVVADNMESATVFFHEWKHLSPAAYRHVTDWRDTIDTFYRDLVRQGVGEGVLRADLDVRMAANLILSAVNWAYTWYRPGGPLSPRDVAEGYADMLLGGLRAGKGEGA, from the coding sequence ATGACCGACCTGCCCGCCGACCCGCCCACCCCCGCCCGGACCCGCCGGGAGCAGATTCACGACGTGGCGATCCGCCTCTTTTCCGAGCGCGGGTACCACGCGACGAGCATGCGCGACCTCGCCGGGGAGCTGGGGATGCAGGGGGGCAGCCTCTACGCCCACATCAGCGGCAAGGAGGAACTGCTGATCGAGATCGTCAACCGGGCGGCGCGGCAGTTCGACGCGGCCCTCTTCCCGCTGCGGGATGAGGCCCTTCCTGCCGAGGCCAAGCTGCGCGAGGCGATGTACCGCCACCTGCGGGTGGTCGCCGACAACATGGAGAGCGCGACCGTGTTCTTCCACGAGTGGAAGCACCTCTCGCCCGCCGCGTACCGCCACGTCACCGACTGGCGCGACACCATCGACACCTTTTACCGTGACCTCGTGCGGCAGGGCGTCGGCGAGGGGGTGCTCCGCGCCGACCTCGACGTGAGGATGGCCGCCAACCTGATCCTCTCCGCCGTGAACTGGGCGTATACCTGGTACCGCCCCGGCGGCCCCCTCTCGCCGCGCGACGTGGCGGAGGGCTATGCCGACATGCTGCTCGGCGGCCTGCGCGCCGGGAAGGGAGAGGGTGCGTGA